In one Paenibacillus sp. JQZ6Y-1 genomic region, the following are encoded:
- a CDS encoding glycoside hydrolase family 13 protein gives MNKTWWKESVVYQIYPRSFMDSNGDGIGDIPGIISKLDYLHQLGVHVIWLCPVYQSPNDDNGYDISNYQDIMDEFGTMNDWEQLLEGLHQRGMKLIMDLVVNHSSDEHAWFAESRQSKDNHYRDYYIWRPGKDGREPNDWASFFSGSAWKHDEATDEYYLHLFSEKQPDLNWENPTVREEVYKMMTWWLDKGIDGFRMDVINLISKDPRLPNARDGIAEMGTSEPDGPSQYHFGGQHFVNGPRVHEYLQEMNEKVLSKYDIMTVGETVNVTPQDGALYVQEDRHELNMVFHFELMRVDAGPGGKWDLRPWQLSEIKRIITEWQTLLHGKGWNSNYLNNHDQARMVSRFGNDTTYRKPSAKMLGTLLHTLQGTPYIYQGEEIGMTNVKLPSINDYKDIETLNMYKEYSAAGVDHQKIMESIYVKSRDNARTPMQWNDTENAGFTTGTPWLAINPNHREIHVEEALADPDSIFHYYRRLIELRGQHDIIVYGVYTVLQPEDEQLFAYIRSYEGKKLLVVLNFTAQAQSFTLDETVSYSEPELLISNYGGDHGRERAEEAKEHDLRSLQLEPYEARVYLWQ, from the coding sequence TTGAATAAGACATGGTGGAAAGAAAGCGTTGTGTACCAGATTTATCCGCGTAGCTTTATGGATAGCAATGGGGATGGGATTGGTGATATTCCGGGGATTATTAGCAAGCTCGACTATTTACACCAGCTGGGTGTGCATGTCATCTGGCTCTGCCCAGTGTATCAATCGCCAAATGACGATAATGGATATGATATTAGCAATTATCAGGATATTATGGACGAATTCGGCACGATGAATGATTGGGAGCAGCTGCTGGAAGGGTTACATCAGCGTGGAATGAAGTTGATTATGGATCTGGTGGTCAATCACAGCTCGGATGAGCATGCTTGGTTCGCGGAATCGCGTCAGTCCAAAGACAATCATTATCGGGATTATTACATATGGCGACCGGGTAAGGATGGGCGCGAACCGAATGACTGGGCGTCCTTTTTTAGCGGTTCGGCATGGAAGCACGATGAAGCAACAGATGAGTATTATTTGCACTTATTTTCTGAAAAACAGCCAGATCTCAATTGGGAGAATCCGACGGTACGCGAGGAAGTATACAAAATGATGACGTGGTGGCTGGATAAAGGCATCGACGGCTTCCGTATGGACGTCATTAATCTGATCTCCAAAGACCCACGATTGCCGAATGCACGTGACGGTATCGCGGAAATGGGCACCAGCGAACCGGATGGACCATCGCAATATCATTTTGGCGGGCAGCATTTCGTCAATGGACCGCGAGTGCATGAGTATTTGCAGGAGATGAACGAGAAGGTATTATCCAAATACGACATTATGACTGTAGGGGAAACGGTAAATGTAACGCCGCAGGATGGCGCGCTGTATGTGCAGGAGGATCGGCATGAGCTAAACATGGTGTTCCATTTTGAATTGATGCGCGTCGATGCAGGACCGGGGGGCAAATGGGATTTGCGTCCGTGGCAGCTTAGTGAGATCAAACGCATTATTACCGAATGGCAGACGCTGCTGCATGGCAAAGGCTGGAATAGTAATTATTTAAACAATCATGATCAGGCGCGTATGGTATCACGCTTTGGCAATGATACAACGTATCGTAAACCATCTGCCAAAATGCTGGGTACTCTGCTGCATACGCTTCAAGGCACACCTTACATTTACCAAGGCGAAGAGATCGGTATGACCAATGTGAAGCTGCCATCGATTAATGATTACAAGGACATCGAAACCTTGAATATGTACAAGGAATACAGCGCCGCCGGGGTGGATCATCAGAAGATTATGGAATCGATTTATGTAAAAAGTCGTGATAATGCTCGCACACCGATGCAGTGGAACGACACGGAAAACGCTGGTTTTACAACGGGTACGCCGTGGCTGGCGATCAATCCGAATCATCGCGAGATTCATGTGGAGGAGGCATTGGCTGATCCTGATTCCATTTTCCATTATTATCGTCGCTTGATTGAGCTGCGTGGACAGCATGATATTATCGTGTATGGCGTTTATACCGTGCTACAGCCGGAGGATGAGCAGTTGTTTGCTTATATTCGCTCGTATGAAGGCAAGAAGCTACTGGTCGTACTGAATTTTACCGCTCAGGCACAGTCCTTTACATTGGATGAGACTGTATCCTATAGTGAACCGGAGCTATTAATCAGCAATTATGGCGGAGATCATGGACGCGAGCGCGCTGAAGAAGCAAAAGAGCATGATCTCCGTTCCTTGCAGCTGGAACCGTATGAAGCGAGAGTGTATCTATGGCAGTAG
- a CDS encoding MerR family transcriptional regulator yields MKTTFSSKEVAAETGLSVHTLRYYEQLGLIQGVQRDDNGYRQYTESDIKWFQVIRYFRDMGLPIKEMQEFQSMPKNIPGSATARREFMEAYRIKVIEQMAELQDTLERVDGKIEFFKNLERKEQQQPSSSSIR; encoded by the coding sequence ATGAAAACTACATTCTCAAGTAAAGAAGTCGCTGCCGAAACTGGTTTGAGTGTACATACATTGCGCTATTACGAACAGCTGGGATTGATTCAAGGTGTCCAGCGCGATGATAACGGCTATCGTCAATACACCGAATCGGATATCAAATGGTTTCAAGTCATTCGTTATTTCCGCGATATGGGATTACCGATCAAGGAAATGCAGGAATTCCAGTCTATGCCCAAAAACATCCCCGGCTCCGCTACTGCCCGTCGCGAATTTATGGAAGCTTACCGGATCAAGGTCATTGAGCAAATGGCAGAACTACAAGACACACTGGAAAGAGTCGATGGTAAAATCGAATTTTTCAAAAATCTAGAAAGGAAAGAACAACAGCAACCTTCTTCTTCATCTATCCGCTAA
- a CDS encoding ABC transporter ATP-binding protein yields the protein MIIKDVTFNVRAGEIFGFLGPNGAGKTTTIRMLVNLIRPTEGKITICGYDVTREPEKALAYVGSIVENPEMYPYLTGWENLQHFARMQPGVDEARIMEVTQIVRLDERIHDKVSKYSLGMRQRLGIAQALLGRPRLLILDEPTNGLDPKGIRDMRLFIRELAAQGMAVFVSSHLLSEIQLLCDRVAIVGSGRVIAVGSVSELVEDKEHLVIWELEPTEQATALLQSLPDITVLDPNEAHLDNDTAASLTSGSIITRTPEERIAPTIQALVQAGIAVNNVRKLNPTLEQLFLGITEGETIE from the coding sequence ATGATCATCAAGGATGTTACCTTCAACGTGCGAGCCGGTGAAATCTTTGGCTTTCTCGGACCGAACGGTGCAGGCAAAACGACTACCATCCGTATGCTGGTCAACCTGATCCGACCGACCGAAGGGAAAATTACAATCTGCGGCTACGATGTCACCCGTGAACCGGAAAAGGCGCTTGCCTATGTCGGCTCTATTGTAGAGAATCCAGAAATGTATCCGTATCTGACCGGGTGGGAAAATTTGCAGCATTTTGCCCGCATGCAGCCCGGTGTAGATGAAGCACGCATTATGGAAGTGACGCAAATTGTACGCTTGGACGAGCGTATTCACGATAAAGTAAGCAAATACTCGCTAGGGATGCGTCAGCGACTCGGAATCGCGCAGGCATTGCTTGGACGTCCGCGGTTGCTGATTTTGGATGAGCCGACGAACGGGCTTGATCCGAAAGGGATTCGGGATATGCGTTTGTTTATCCGCGAGCTAGCGGCGCAAGGGATGGCAGTTTTCGTGTCCAGTCATCTGCTGAGCGAGATTCAATTGCTGTGCGACCGCGTCGCCATCGTCGGCAGTGGACGCGTTATTGCTGTCGGCAGTGTCAGCGAATTGGTTGAGGACAAGGAGCATCTGGTGATCTGGGAGCTGGAACCAACGGAACAGGCAACAGCATTGCTGCAATCGCTGCCTGATATTACCGTTCTTGATCCCAACGAAGCACATCTGGATAACGATACCGCCGCTTCGCTCACATCCGGTAGCATCATTACCCGTACCCCCGAAGAACGTATCGCGCCGACCATTCAAGCGCTGGTACAAGCCGGTATTGCCGTGAACAATGTACGCAAACTAAATCCCACCCTGGAGCAGCTGTTCCTCGGCATAACGGAAGGTGAGACGATTGAATAG
- a CDS encoding ABC transporter permease — protein MNSIWPLVQNETIKIIKKKRFYVVLLVLLVLVPMFTYASMREAQENRQKFGDDWRTELQQAITDNQNSLGSDRVPEEWKKYRRIFIQQMQYYLQNDVNPNEPGGVTFTREFLDNSSSLFIPLLIMTIASDLVSGERTGGTIKMLLTRPVRRWKILLSKIITLVMFTSLIVVSTFIICYGISGLAFGYSGFTIPVFTGFQPSDTGVNMDTVHAVDQWQFILMQLGLIWFVGLTVGLLAFMVSVLVRSTAASIVIMMAALIAGTILTNMAASWSSAKYLFMVNLGLTDYLSGSPAPIEGMTLPFSLAVLGIWAAVSLVISFTVFTKRDVLN, from the coding sequence TTGAATAGCATCTGGCCGCTCGTACAGAACGAAACGATCAAGATTATTAAGAAAAAAAGATTCTATGTTGTACTGCTTGTGCTGCTCGTTCTGGTACCGATGTTCACCTACGCGTCCATGCGCGAAGCTCAGGAGAACCGACAGAAATTCGGTGACGATTGGCGCACAGAGCTACAACAGGCGATTACCGATAATCAGAATTCACTTGGCAGCGACCGTGTGCCGGAAGAATGGAAAAAGTATCGTCGAATCTTTATCCAGCAGATGCAGTATTATTTACAAAATGACGTCAATCCGAATGAACCGGGCGGCGTAACCTTTACCCGTGAGTTTCTCGATAACTCTAGCAGCTTGTTTATACCGCTGCTAATCATGACCATCGCATCCGATCTAGTATCTGGTGAGCGAACCGGCGGCACGATCAAGATGCTGCTGACCAGACCTGTACGCAGGTGGAAAATTCTGCTCAGCAAGATCATTACACTCGTTATGTTTACATCGCTAATTGTGGTATCTACATTTATTATTTGTTATGGGATATCGGGGCTGGCGTTCGGTTATTCTGGGTTTACGATACCAGTATTTACGGGATTCCAGCCGAGCGATACCGGAGTGAATATGGATACAGTACATGCGGTAGATCAATGGCAATTCATTCTGATGCAGCTGGGATTGATCTGGTTTGTCGGTCTGACGGTTGGCTTGCTAGCATTTATGGTGTCTGTGCTGGTCCGTAGTACGGCGGCGAGTATTGTCATTATGATGGCAGCATTGATTGCGGGGACGATCCTAACCAATATGGCAGCATCGTGGAGCAGTGCCAAATATTTGTTTATGGTCAATCTCGGATTGACGGATTATCTATCCGGTAGCCCAGCTCCTATTGAAGGAATGACCTTACCATTTTCGCTTGCTGTACTCGGCATTTGGGCGGCCGTTTCATTGGTAATCTCCTTTACCGTATTTACAAAACGGGATGTATTGAACTAA
- a CDS encoding SDR family oxidoreductase, with protein sequence MKVFVTGATGFVGTAVIQELLQAGHHVTGLARSDAAEQKLKDAGVHVHRGSLEDTDSLREAARAADGIIHLGFIHDFSNFVASAEVDRQAILAMGSELEGTDKRILSTSGTLMLASGKVGTEEDRSSEHSTRHSEAAAEELFQRGVHASVVRLAPTVHGEDDFGFMYTLIQLAREKGFSAYVGDGSNRWPAVHRQDAAVLFRKAIEQAAAGSTFHGVGESSIEFKIIAGVIGRHLNVPVKSITAEQAKEHFGWINFAASADTPISSDLTQQWLHWKPVHQGLLEDLEEGHYFNR encoded by the coding sequence ATGAAAGTATTTGTAACAGGAGCAACTGGATTTGTTGGTACAGCAGTGATACAGGAGTTGCTACAAGCAGGACATCATGTCACCGGATTGGCACGGTCAGACGCAGCGGAACAAAAGTTAAAAGACGCAGGCGTACACGTACATCGCGGTTCATTGGAGGATACTGACAGCTTGCGAGAAGCAGCAAGGGCAGCAGATGGCATTATCCATCTCGGCTTTATTCATGATTTTTCTAATTTTGTGGCATCGGCAGAAGTGGATCGTCAGGCGATTCTCGCGATGGGTAGCGAACTGGAAGGTACCGATAAACGCATCTTGTCGACATCAGGCACACTGATGTTGGCATCAGGTAAAGTAGGAACCGAGGAAGATCGTTCTTCAGAGCATTCCACGCGTCATTCCGAAGCCGCAGCCGAAGAATTGTTCCAGCGTGGTGTTCATGCTTCCGTTGTACGTCTGGCACCGACCGTGCATGGAGAAGACGATTTTGGCTTCATGTATACGCTGATACAGCTTGCACGCGAAAAAGGTTTTTCTGCTTATGTGGGCGACGGCAGTAATCGCTGGCCAGCAGTGCATCGTCAGGATGCAGCGGTCTTATTCCGCAAAGCGATTGAGCAGGCAGCAGCCGGTTCTACATTTCATGGAGTTGGCGAAAGTAGTATCGAGTTCAAAATAATTGCCGGAGTAATCGGTCGTCATCTGAATGTGCCAGTGAAAAGTATTACGGCGGAACAAGCGAAGGAGCATTTTGGCTGGATCAACTTTGCGGCATCGGCGGATACACCAATCTCTAGCGATCTAACGCAACAATGGCTACATTGGAAACCAGTGCATCAAGGATTGCTAGAGGATCTGGAAGAAGGGCATTATTTCAATCGCTAA
- the parE gene encoding DNA topoisomerase IV subunit B, which yields MVEIDSRTTSSRGVNPQSSGYDADDIQVLEGLVAVRKRPGMYIGSTSSSGLHHLVWEIVDNAVDEHLAKHCNKIEISLNKDGSVTVYDNGRGIPTGMHKSGIPTPQVVFTILHAGGKFGGGGYKKSGGLHGVGASVTNALSEWLEVEIYRDGSIHRQRFEYWTDKKGKEHVGEPTSGLEVIGKTKVTGTKVTFKPDIRVFQNGIALNYDTLSERLQEIAFLNSGLEILLKDDRNDKEDRFYYEGGASQFVEYLNEGKDVLHDVIHFNAERDDIEVEIAMQYNAGYTETIASFVNSIPTRGGGTHETGFKTAYTRVLNDYARKNAMIKEKDKNLEGGDLREGMMAVISVKMAEVEFVGQTKDQLGSSSARGAVDAVVAENMQRFLEENPQVGQKLIKKAVQASRAREAARKARDDMRTGRKRSESSNLNGKLSPAQSKDFSKNELFIVEGDSAGGSAKQGRDSKTQAILPLKGKPMNPEKAKLADVMKNEEYRAITAAIGAGIGTEFAFEDSNYAKIIIMTDADTDGAHIQVLLLTFFYRYMKPLIDQGRIYIAQPPLYKITQRSGKKTEEQYVWTDEELEKSLKKFGKNVELQRYKGLGEMNPEQLWETTMNPESRTLLQVQIEDAAKAERRVSTLMGDKVDPRKRWIVENVDFTEYVE from the coding sequence ATGGTCGAGATCGATTCCAGAACAACTTCATCCCGTGGCGTGAACCCGCAGTCGTCCGGGTATGATGCTGACGACATTCAGGTGCTCGAAGGGCTTGTCGCCGTACGGAAGCGTCCGGGGATGTATATCGGTAGTACAAGTTCGTCCGGACTGCATCACCTTGTCTGGGAGATTGTAGACAATGCAGTCGACGAGCATCTTGCTAAACATTGCAACAAAATTGAAATTAGCCTCAATAAAGACGGTTCGGTAACCGTATACGATAACGGCCGCGGTATTCCGACTGGCATGCACAAAAGTGGCATCCCGACACCGCAGGTCGTCTTTACGATTTTGCACGCTGGCGGTAAATTCGGCGGCGGCGGATATAAGAAATCCGGCGGTTTGCACGGCGTAGGTGCTTCGGTAACGAATGCCTTGTCCGAATGGCTGGAAGTAGAGATTTATCGCGACGGCAGTATTCACCGTCAGCGCTTTGAATACTGGACGGACAAAAAGGGCAAAGAGCATGTAGGCGAGCCAACGAGCGGACTTGAAGTCATTGGTAAAACCAAAGTGACTGGTACTAAAGTTACCTTTAAACCAGATATTCGTGTATTCCAGAACGGTATTGCGCTGAACTATGATACACTGTCTGAGCGCTTGCAGGAGATCGCGTTTCTGAACTCTGGTTTGGAGATTCTGCTCAAGGATGATCGGAATGATAAGGAAGATCGCTTTTACTACGAAGGCGGCGCCAGTCAGTTTGTTGAGTATTTGAACGAAGGCAAGGACGTGCTGCATGATGTGATTCACTTCAATGCAGAGCGTGATGATATCGAGGTAGAGATTGCCATGCAGTACAATGCTGGCTATACCGAGACAATTGCTTCCTTTGTAAACTCAATTCCGACACGCGGCGGCGGTACACACGAAACAGGCTTCAAAACAGCCTATACGCGTGTACTGAACGATTATGCTCGTAAGAATGCCATGATTAAGGAAAAGGATAAAAACCTTGAGGGCGGCGATCTGCGCGAAGGTATGATGGCAGTCATCAGCGTCAAGATGGCGGAAGTTGAATTTGTCGGTCAGACGAAGGATCAGCTAGGAAGCTCGTCCGCGCGTGGCGCGGTGGATGCAGTGGTAGCTGAGAACATGCAGCGTTTTCTGGAGGAAAACCCGCAGGTTGGTCAAAAGCTGATCAAAAAGGCAGTTCAGGCATCCCGTGCACGTGAAGCGGCTCGCAAAGCGCGCGATGATATGCGTACCGGTCGCAAACGCAGCGAAAGCTCGAATCTGAACGGCAAGCTTAGCCCAGCACAATCGAAGGACTTTTCCAAAAACGAATTGTTCATCGTCGAGGGTGATTCCGCGGGCGGTTCTGCTAAGCAAGGTCGCGATTCCAAAACGCAGGCAATTTTGCCGCTAAAAGGGAAGCCGATGAATCCAGAAAAAGCGAAGCTGGCAGATGTAATGAAAAACGAGGAATATCGTGCCATTACCGCAGCAATCGGCGCTGGCATTGGCACCGAATTTGCTTTTGAAGATAGCAATTATGCCAAAATCATTATCATGACCGATGCCGATACTGATGGAGCGCATATTCAAGTGCTGCTGCTCACGTTCTTCTATCGTTATATGAAGCCGCTGATCGATCAAGGGCGTATCTATATCGCCCAGCCGCCGCTGTACAAAATTACACAGCGTTCTGGTAAAAAGACCGAGGAGCAATACGTTTGGACCGATGAAGAGCTGGAGAAATCGCTCAAAAAGTTCGGCAAAAATGTCGAATTGCAACGGTACAAAGGACTGGGCGAGATGAATCCAGAGCAACTGTGGGAAACCACGATGAACCCAGAAAGTCGTACATTGCTGCAAGTTCAGATTGAGGATGCTGCTAAGGCGGAACGTCGCGTATCCACATTGATGGGCGATAAGGTCGATCCACGTAAGCGTTGGATCGTCGAAAATGTTGATTTTACCGAATACGTCGAATAA
- the gyrA gene encoding DNA gyrase subunit A → MSTNEKYMPAFLEEVVGDRFGRYSKYIIQDRAIPDVRDGLKPVQRRILYAMYESGNTPEKGYRKSAKTVGDVMGNYHPHGDSSIYDGMVRMAQPWKMGHTLVDGHGNWGSPDDDPAAAMRYTEARLSSIAMEILRDIDRNTVQFKDNFDNTTQEPMVLPARYPNLLVNGVSGISSGFATEIPPHSLREVIDACVALMENPAMELDELMNYVKGPDFPTGGIIMGGSGIREAYETGRGRIYVRSKTEIETLRGGKQQIVITEIPYQVVKVRLVTAMENIRLEKKVEGIAEVRDESGRDGLRIVVELKKDADAEGILAYLLKKTDLQVNYNFNMVAIVNKAPQQLGLKGILQAYIAHQREVVTRRTRYDLDKLENRAHVLEGLAKALNILDEVIAAIKASKNRQDAHQNLQWMFGLTERQSDAILNLQLYRLTNLEINQVEKELSDIQKKIKVLQAILDSDKKLIGVIKKELMESHERFGINRRSEIRDEVEELKVNLEVMVNSEDVLVTLSNDGYIKRTSMLSFTRSGGERGGSGAKEDDYIRKVMDVNTLDNLLVFTQRGQYFLLPVHQIPDFKWKENGTAIVNVISMTREDRIVDIIPVRSLDQEQGSLVFVTKRGQVKRTELKEYATKRSGAVAACKLGEGDEVISVSRGEQARDLMLITRNGMSIRFRVEEVSLMGRVSTGVRGIQLVDDDAVVQALWIDGEEDGQLLVMTDLGYAKRTSMLQYQTQSRGGKGVSTFELKEGKRVKPNGNAIIAAYVCRDNRSFIAITPPNRTIPFNSKQALQTDERRHIGKSIVTLDKNDVIIAVLEDLSAATDKGQA, encoded by the coding sequence ATGTCTACAAATGAAAAATACATGCCGGCGTTTCTAGAAGAAGTCGTCGGTGACCGTTTCGGTCGTTATTCCAAATACATTATTCAGGATCGTGCAATTCCCGATGTACGCGACGGTCTGAAGCCCGTACAACGTCGTATTTTGTACGCGATGTACGAATCCGGCAATACACCGGAAAAAGGCTATCGCAAATCCGCCAAAACCGTCGGTGACGTGATGGGTAACTATCACCCGCACGGTGATTCGTCCATTTATGATGGTATGGTGCGGATGGCACAGCCTTGGAAAATGGGGCATACACTGGTGGATGGACATGGCAACTGGGGTTCCCCAGATGATGATCCCGCAGCAGCGATGCGTTATACAGAAGCTCGTCTGTCCTCGATTGCGATGGAGATTTTACGCGATATTGATCGTAATACTGTGCAATTCAAGGATAATTTTGATAACACTACGCAGGAGCCGATGGTACTGCCTGCACGTTATCCGAATCTACTCGTCAATGGTGTCAGCGGGATCTCATCTGGTTTTGCAACAGAGATTCCACCGCATAGCTTGCGTGAGGTTATCGACGCTTGTGTCGCCCTGATGGAGAATCCGGCGATGGAGCTAGACGAGCTGATGAATTATGTAAAAGGACCGGACTTCCCAACGGGTGGTATTATTATGGGCGGAAGCGGTATCCGTGAAGCATATGAAACTGGGAGAGGTCGTATTTACGTCCGTTCCAAAACCGAAATTGAAACGCTGCGCGGCGGCAAGCAGCAAATTGTAATCACCGAGATTCCATATCAAGTGGTCAAAGTGCGTCTCGTTACCGCTATGGAAAATATCCGTTTGGAGAAAAAAGTAGAAGGCATCGCCGAAGTGCGCGACGAGAGTGGTCGCGACGGTCTGCGCATCGTAGTCGAATTGAAAAAGGACGCTGATGCCGAAGGCATTTTAGCTTACCTGCTCAAAAAGACTGATTTGCAAGTGAACTACAACTTTAATATGGTTGCTATCGTCAACAAAGCACCGCAGCAACTCGGCTTGAAAGGCATTTTGCAAGCATATATTGCCCATCAACGTGAAGTGGTCACTCGCCGTACTCGTTACGATTTGGACAAACTGGAAAATCGTGCGCATGTACTGGAAGGCCTCGCCAAAGCACTGAATATTCTCGACGAAGTGATCGCTGCTATCAAAGCATCGAAAAACCGTCAGGATGCTCATCAAAATCTGCAATGGATGTTCGGTCTGACCGAGCGCCAATCCGATGCGATTCTGAATCTGCAACTGTACCGTTTGACGAATCTAGAGATCAATCAGGTCGAGAAGGAACTGAGCGATATTCAGAAAAAGATCAAGGTGCTGCAAGCCATTCTTGACAGCGACAAAAAGCTGATTGGCGTCATCAAAAAAGAATTGATGGAAAGCCATGAGCGCTTTGGTATCAACCGTCGCTCCGAAATTCGCGATGAAGTGGAAGAGCTGAAGGTCAATCTGGAAGTTATGGTCAATTCTGAGGATGTACTGGTTACGTTGTCCAACGACGGTTATATCAAGCGTACCAGCATGCTTTCGTTTACCCGCTCTGGCGGCGAACGCGGTGGCTCCGGTGCGAAGGAAGATGACTATATCCGCAAAGTAATGGATGTGAATACGCTGGATAATCTGCTCGTATTCACGCAGCGCGGTCAATACTTCCTGCTGCCGGTTCACCAGATTCCAGACTTCAAATGGAAAGAAAACGGAACGGCTATCGTAAACGTCATTTCCATGACTCGCGAAGACCGGATCGTCGATATTATTCCTGTGCGTAGTCTGGATCAGGAGCAGGGCAGTCTTGTATTTGTCACCAAGCGAGGTCAGGTGAAACGAACCGAATTGAAGGAGTACGCTACTAAGCGCTCCGGCGCGGTTGCTGCCTGCAAGCTGGGTGAAGGTGACGAAGTGATCTCGGTCAGTCGCGGCGAACAGGCGCGCGATCTGATGCTGATTACTCGCAACGGGATGAGTATTCGTTTCCGTGTAGAAGAAGTCAGTTTGATGGGACGCGTATCTACTGGTGTTCGCGGGATTCAATTGGTGGATGATGATGCTGTGGTTCAAGCGCTGTGGATTGATGGAGAAGAGGATGGACAGCTGCTCGTAATGACCGATCTCGGTTATGCGAAACGCACGTCCATGCTGCAATACCAGACCCAAAGCCGTGGTGGCAAAGGCGTATCGACCTTTGAATTGAAAGAAGGCAAACGCGTGAAACCGAATGGCAATGCCATTATCGCTGCTTATGTATGCCGCGACAATCGTTCCTTTATCGCCATTACACCGCCGAATCGTACGATTCCATTTAACAGCAAACAAGCACTGCAAACCGACGAACGTCGCCATATCGGTAAATCCATCGTGACGCTAGATAAAAACGATGTAATCATCGCCGTACTGGAAGACTTATCGGCAGCAACTGATAAAGGGCAAGCTTAA
- a CDS encoding GDSL-type esterase/lipase family protein, whose translation MKPNSSSASIWRITSIASILATLLLIGGFVYAINDVVHPVGSTYTSGSGQDSTADSQATDTAQTTVPSLSEGVRIVALGDSLAKGTGDDAGSGFVRRTVSLLQQQGTEAKLVANLGINGQKTTAILSSLNQAGVQHTLKQANLIMLSIGANDLFNGGEALGNLEQQAPSATQLLKAEPETAARLQKILNKIAEINPDAQIIYLGLYNPFGDLKELRVPANEAVTAWNTSVMGIINEQPHMMLIPTFDLFQNNLSRYLSSDHFHPNGDGYEQIATRIVQSLQ comes from the coding sequence ATGAAGCCCAATTCTTCATCTGCATCCATCTGGAGGATCACGAGCATTGCCTCCATTCTTGCCACATTGTTGCTGATCGGCGGATTTGTGTATGCGATCAACGATGTGGTGCATCCGGTTGGCAGCACGTATACATCCGGCAGCGGACAGGATAGTACCGCTGACTCTCAAGCAACCGATACTGCTCAAACAACGGTTCCTTCCTTATCAGAAGGCGTACGCATTGTGGCGCTAGGAGATTCGCTAGCAAAAGGTACGGGCGATGATGCCGGTAGCGGCTTTGTTCGTCGTACGGTTAGCCTGCTTCAGCAGCAGGGAACCGAAGCCAAGCTAGTTGCTAATCTAGGCATCAATGGGCAAAAAACAACTGCTATTTTATCCTCATTGAATCAAGCGGGTGTGCAGCATACGCTGAAGCAGGCGAATCTGATCATGCTATCAATTGGTGCCAACGATCTGTTCAACGGCGGCGAAGCGCTTGGCAATCTGGAGCAGCAAGCGCCTAGTGCCACACAGCTACTGAAGGCAGAACCAGAAACGGCAGCCCGTTTGCAGAAAATCTTGAATAAAATCGCCGAGATCAATCCAGACGCGCAAATTATATATCTCGGATTGTACAATCCATTTGGCGATCTCAAAGAACTTCGCGTACCTGCCAATGAAGCGGTAACGGCTTGGAATACGTCCGTGATGGGCATAATAAATGAACAGCCGCACATGATGCTAATTCCAACGTTTGATCTGTTCCAAAATAATCTGTCGCGCTACCTGTCATCCGACCATTTTCACCCGAACGGAGACGGATATGAGCAGATTGCCACCCGGATCGTTCAAAGTCTGCAATAG